ACAACTACAAATGTAAATGTAGTATGAATCATAAAGTTTACAGCTATATACAGAGGCAATTTACGGTATGTGGATTTAAGCACCCACATAGATACAGTAAAAAAGGGCCCCCATGTCCACACATCTTCACCAGGAATTTTCGGATGTATGCTTTGTTTAAAAGACCAAAAATTCTTTCTCTTAGCATAAGAATTAAGGTATTTAGTTACCATACAAATAGCAATGGACGCTGGAAGAAACCGTTTAAAATCTTTGCCTTTCATAAATGAAAAGCTGGACCAACAAGTGATAACTAACAGTATTAAAAATAGTCTATTCTTTTTCATGATTTTATACACCTCTCTATTTTAAGGTGTACATCTATTCTAAAATTACACAACGAATTATCTTAAGAGCATGCTGCCTAAGGATTATAATATATAATCGGTAAAAATTCGAACAAACTATTGACGATGTTTTCTTGTACATGTTGCCTCATAGTTGTATGCACAATACTTCCTGAAATTTTCAATTTTTTCTTACCAGGTACTTCTAAGGATACTGTCTCTCCACTTGGATATATTAATTCTTGTGGAGGTGATAGTAATGGAAAACAAATACTCTAACAAGACAGCTTCAGGAACAGATGTACAACACGTGAAGCAAAAGAATGCTCAAGCATCTTCTGGCAAATACGGTACGGAATTTGCTAGCGAGACTGACGTACAACACGTTAAACGTCAAAACGCTCAAGCAAACAAAAACCAAAAATAATGTTAAAAGGGTTCTTTCATGCTCGTTGAAAGAACCCTTTGTGATACAAGGTTATTCTTCGGGAAGTAATAAAATCTTCCCTAACTTCCCTTTATTTTTAAAATACACTTGGGCTTCTTTTGCTTTGTCTAAAGGGAAAATTTTATCGATAACCGGTTTAATTTCCCCCTCAGAAATGGCCTTAAGCATATCTTTAAACTCTGCTCTCGTTCCCAACACAGATCCATACATTGTAATATGTTTTAGATACAATGTTCTAAAATCAAAATTTGTATGCTGACCACCAGCAGAACCTGAAATGCAAAATTTCCCTCCGTTTTTTAAAACTTGAAGAGATATGGAAAACAAAGCATCTCCTACAACATCTAGAACGGAATCGACCGGGCCTCCGTTCAGTTCTAAAATGTCTTCTGAAAGAGTATCAGATTTATATGATAATACGTGTGTCGCTCCCAATTCCTTAATTCTTTCTTGATTCTCTAAGTCCCCCGTGATTGCAATAACTTTAGCACCAAAGACTTTAGAGGCAATCTGTACATTTAATGATCCCACACCACCATTTGCTCCAGTTACTATAACTGTCTCACCTGGTTGAGCTTGAATTTGGTTGACCATGTGCCAAGCAGTTAACCCACTTACCGAAAAAACAGCACTTTCTGAATAGCTTGATAGGGGCATGTCAAAGCAAAGTTCAGCAGGCCAGACCACATATTCAGCATAACCACCATCGTATTCTGAACCTATAAAGGACATATCATCAGAAATATGTTCGTACCCTTCTTCTCCACTAGATATAAAAGGGAATAACACAACATCTTTTCCCACTATAGACTCCTCTACTAACTTTCCTGCTTTTACTACTTTTCCCGTTATATCAGATCCTGGTGTACGTGGAAACTGGACTCCTTCCGGTCGCCATCCAGATTTTGAGTCAGTACCGTAAGCACCCTCTCTCATCCAAATTTCTGTATTGTTAATAGCACAGGCCTTCACTTTTATAAGAACTTCATTTTCTTTGGGTTCAGGTATAGGAATTTCTACTAGGCTTAATTTACTTACGTCTCCATAACCTGTTACTTGTACAGCTTTCATAGAACAGTCCCCTTCTTTTTTACGAATATAGTTTTTAATATATTTCATACGGCTGCTTATAGTTTAGAAAAAAACATGCATATTTCATTATGCACTCTTCTTTCTATTATCATCAAGTTTGGAGTCAGTATACTTTTACGGCCTTTTCTTTTTACTTCTGTTTCGCAGTGTCAAAAACCACTGGATCATTAAATTTAGAAATGTTAATAAACTCTCTTTTTTGTTGTTTTGTAACATGGCGCTACCATATAATAAAAAACACCAGCAAAAGATTTTGCTGGTGGAAAGAGATTATTTATTAGTAAGCGCCTTGTGAATAAGTTAACTCATAGCTATGCGTATAAATTTCAAAAATATTTCCAAATGGATCTTCTACATAAACCATTTTATATGGTTTTTCTCCTGGGTAATATTCTCTGATAGGCATACGTTGTTTACCACCATGTTGCTTAATTTTCTCTACAAGACCTTCAATATCTGGATCCTGAATGCAGAAATGGAAAATGCCTGTTTTCCAATACTCAAAGTTATTTTCAGGTGTTTCATTTTCAGGGAACTCAAACATTTCTACGCCAATTTTATCTCCCGTAGCTAAATGTGCAATTCTGAATTTATCCCAGTCATTCCCAAATACATCTCGACACATTTGACCGATAGGTGTGTCATCATTTTCCACATCTGAAGGTTCCATAATAACGTACCAACCGAACACATCAGTATAGAATTTAATTGCCTCATCTAGGTTAGGTACTGAAAGACCGATATGAGAAAATGTTTTAGGATATGTGAACATAATTTATATTCCTCCAATTTTTTTAATGATTTTAGTGTTTGCTGTCGAACACATAAATAGTGTATTTCACAATTTTAAATTATGGAAGAACGCACTTTTTTGTAAGAAACTAACCTAAAGGTAAGAAAGGACTGAAGAATGAAATGAGCACTCCGATAGACGATACAGGAAAATTAAAATGTTCTATTGAATATACATTAGGAAAAATAGGTAACAAATGGAAAACGGTGATCCTATGGCATTTAGGCGTAGACGGGACATTAAGGTATAGTGAATTACGTCATTTGTTACCTGGTGTGAGCCATAAAGTAATGACGAAACAATTAAAAGAACTTGAGCAAGATAACTTAATTAATAGGACTCAGTACAATACCGTACCACCTAAAGTGGACTATTCCTTAACCAGCAAGGGAAAAACGTTAATGCCCATCTTAGACCTGATGCATACATGGGGGAAAGAACATGGAGAAGGTTTTTGATTGGAGAGCTTTGACAAAAATATTTGCCTATCGTAAAATACTCTAAATCTTGGTAATCAATTAAGAACTGGTATATAGGAAGCAATACCGTTAGAAGGTAATTTTGTACATATTAAATTAAGTGGTACTAAGGGTTATACAGTATTAGGAAATCTAACTCACCCTTAAAAGTGGTTAAGAGCATCAGAAAATGACATGGTCGAAAGCTTTGAGTGAAGATTAGAACTTGAATAACGTTATAAAAAAGCAACCTCGGCATTGGCCAATGAACGAAGTTGCTTTTTTATAAGGGTTTGTTCATACGTATCCGAAGTATTGAAATATAAGAATATTACCATTTTATGTAATTAAAGGATATTTTCAATATGTCTATGCATATGAATAAAAGGTGCGCTTTTTATGCATCATCTCTTCAACTACTTGTAAGGAGAAATTCGTCATATCAAGGATGTATAAAAATCTGAATATTCTATAAAAGTGACCCTTGTAGAACCCTTACTCCCATAAGGGTTCTCTTTTTTCGTGTCTTCTGGAAAGAGACATTATGTTAACTAATAATGTATAGATTATACATCTTGAAAACAGAAAAAACTATCTGTTGTCCGGTTAGAAAGGTGGCTAGATAGTTTTTTTCTGTAACGCAATCATATTTTTTTGATGATTCAATTCATCTTGAGTAGTTTGCTCATAATATTATGTTTTATTTGTATGTAGAGAAAAAACTAATATTATGAAACAGGTTTTTCTGTTTTTGAAGGGTTCTCATACCATTTTTGAAACCCGTAAATAACTAATGAGGTGGAAAGCATTAGACTTAGAATAGATGTTCTTGAAATATGACTCTTTCCAACTCCGATTTTCTCTGCAAAAGGTACGAATACATATGTGAAAAATGAATCAATAAGAGCATTCGTAAGTAGATACGGAAGGAATCCAATTTTATAGACCAATTTAAATATCCAGATTGTCCCTATAAAAAAAGGACCAAATACATAGAACATGTTGATGGATTTAAGTCCTGGTATAATAGGTTTTTTTAACTTCCACCAACCAAAATCAGTAGCAATAACAAATATTAGTGAAACAATAAGAGAAGTAAAAATAGATACAGGAGTATATTTTTTCACTTCCTTTTTAGGAATAAATATTAGACTTATCCAAGATATAATTAAAGTAAGAAATGCAAAGAGTTTTGGATTCAAGATATAGTCAACCCCTTATGGTTATAAGGCTAGTATGAGATTAAAATGATTTTGTTATTCAAGTTAAAAAAAGCCCATGTTTAAACATTTCTGTCTCTCTTTGCTTCTCATAAATAGTTTTATGTTAACTAGAAAGAAATAGCTGCTGCCATAACATCAAATGCTGTTCGATTTCTAAAGTATTAAAAATTAAAAAAACTGTTAAAGTTACAGGTGGTGCAACTAAATTTGCTAACAAACTTGCTAAATCTTATGATTACTATTCAAGAATTAAAAAGCCTGGTAGCAGAGTTGCTAAATACTCCAAAACAAAAGCTATGAAATTAGCGTTGAAAAGGACAGCTAGAGCTACACCAGGTGCTTTTGACGCATTATAAGTACCCCTAGAAATAGATACGTTTATTAATGATTTTCTAAAGTAAGTTTCACTACACCTTTGGAGTAGCTTATTCAGGTAAAGGGGATTGTTTTTTATGTTTAGTAAAAAAAGAACCTATCAAATATTAATAGCAATTGTTTCGATTGGACTTGTTGTTTACAACTACACATTAAAATCTAGTGTGAGTGAAGCGACAGATTCCTACGTTATTTTCCCTATTAGTATTGTGTTACTTTTATTATTTGCCTTTATGTACGTAAAAATAGATAAAAAAAATGATTAAAAACAGATTTTGTCTACCTTCCTTAAACCCCAGATAATCAAAATATCTGGGGTTTTTTATTATAAAGGTTTTAATATTTACATTAGATAACGACAAATACATAGCTTTTCTACAAATTGCCTATATCTTAGATTACTAAATATTAATGGATTTAATACTAATTCTGTTTATCTAGATGAATTAAGGAGATACTTTTTCCTCAGGTTCATTAAAATAAATATTTTTCATCCACTCTTTTTTTAATAATGCATACTGAAGAGTATTTTCATACTTAGGTGTTCCATCTTCGTATTTAGTAAACGAAATAAACTCAACAAAACGTCCTTCTTTACGCATTCCTAATTTTTCACATAGTTTTTGTGATTTGTAGTTATCCTCCTCAACGTATGCATAGACTCTTCTTGCGCCCTTTTGAGTAAACAGATACCTAAAGAACTCCTTCACACTCTCGCTTGCGTACCCTTTCCCCTCATATTGAGCATTAAAGTGCCAACCAATGGAATAAGTATCTGGATCTTCCTTTAAGTAGAATATTTCTCCTATTAGATAATCACTGCCTTTTAAGCAGACTGCAACAAAAGAGTCATCTTTTTTTCTTTTTTGAGCTTTTAAAGTAGCTTCCTCTATTGTGTGAACTTTGTCTTCAAGAAAGCAGTTTACCCTTGGATTAGCCAAGTATTCCAAAAGAGCTTGAGAGTCTGCTTTAGAAAAGTTTCTCAATAGTAATCGATCAGTTTCAATCTTTTTCATTAAAAATCCTCCTAGTCTATAGTTATGAGCTTATTTCTCTGAAAAGACAACAACAATAATTTAGGGGATAAAATAGCAATAATGGTTAGCTAAGCTTTTGTGGCTTTAGGTGTTAACGTCTTCAGCAACACGTTCACCAATATCAAGTACACGCGAAATATTTTGCACAATTTCAGGAAGACCAACTACTGCCTCTTGAAACATCCAAATATAAGCTAGAACTGCATAAATAGCACCAGGCGTAGTACCCTGAACACCTGTAAGTCTAAGTAGTGTAGCTAGGGTTAAAAGAATGACGACAATCTCCATCATCCCCCATGTTTTAGCCTCAGCGTTAGAAATAGCAACACGCCACAAACGTAACCGTGCAAAATGTTTTTGAACAATGGTAAGTGGACGATGAACGACTATATCTGCCTCTTCTTCAATTCGGTTGTTAAGTGCGTGGTTCAAACGATAAGAACGTCGACCGAACCAATGATTTATGATTAGTATTGGAATTATTGCCAATAAACTTAAGAACCCAATAAACCGGTCATAAAGAAATAACATGATAATAGCGCCCAAAAATCGAATAACCGTTGTTACAACTGCCGGCAGCTCCATCTGAAAGAAATCTACTACCTCTCGAGACAATGAGACACGTCCTACAATTCGAGTTCCTTTTACTCCATCAGCACGCTGGCGCTCCACCATTTCTGCAGCAACATTAGAATAAATTCCAACGAATACTTTGGTATCGTAAACGTGCCTGAACAAGCCAACCCCTAGGTGAAGGATCCATAGTAGAGCAAGTGGTATAAGGCTAGCCGGATTCCCTTTAAGCAACCCATCGATTGCAAAACCAATTGTTGCAGCGTAAAGAAGATCGCAAACATTTTCAACAAGAGTGAGCATATAGGTAAGGCTAATTCCTTTACGATTTTTTGACCATATACCTTGAAGGAGTTGACCTACGGAGGATTTTTTCTTTTTTATCATTTGCATCTTATCTACTCTTTCTTTTCTCTAATTAAACAAACTTTAATTCTATTCATTGCTTTATCTTCAAATTCATCATCAATTTGCCTTTTCACTTACTTTAATGAAATAAAGGACTCGTCATTGCTGTTTATATCCCCTTTCCAGTACAATGAACATCATAAAGTATATGGTTACCGTATAGTCAAGGAGGATTTTATGAGTGAAGAGTTGGAAAAGTACTTTAGTACTGGTGAATTCGCGAATCTCTGTCGTGTAAAAAAGCAAACTCTATTTCATTATGAAGAGATAGGGTTACTTTCACCTCAAATAAAAAGAGAGAATGGATATAGGTACTATTCGTATGAACAATTTGAAGTCTTTCAAGTGATTGCCTTATTTAAAGAATTCGGTGTTCCATTAAAAGAGATAAAAGTTCTTTTAAAAGATAAAAAACCAATAAATATGATTACTCTTTTAAAGGAAAAATCTCTTGAAATTGAAGAAAAAATTAAGAGCCTTAATCATTTACAAGCAATTATTCAAACGCGTTTACAGTTAGCAGAACATGCTTTAAAAACTGATTTTTCTTCTATTTCATTGCAATATTTAGATGAAGAAACCTTTATGATTAGTGAAAATATTTTAGAAGAAGCCGAACAAAAATATACTACAGTTATTCCGGAGCTCATTCATTATACTCAACTTCATAAATTAGACCGAGGATATCCAATTGGAGCAATGCTTGCGAGAGACCAAATCCAAAAAAAAGAGTTTTACAATTACGAACATTTGTATATCAAAATCCCAGAAGAGATAGAAAAAATTCATTGTCATACACGTCCCCAGGGACTATATGTTGTTGGGTATCAAAAAGGTGCCGAAACCGAACATGCTTACGATCGAATTATTCAATTCGTTAGAGAAAAAGGGTTAAAAATAGCGGAGTATGCATATGAGGAATACGTGATTGATGAGGTAATGGCGGATGGAATAGAGAATTCAATTACAAGAATTCAACTTCAAATTCAAAGCCAATAACGTTTTTTAGTTTGTATTGCAAAGAGGTACTATATTTACTAAACATATGTGGCGTATACAGGCTAAAAATAGAAAAACCAACCTATGAGCTCTAAAGGTTGGGTTTTCTGTTTTTGTAAACGGAGTATAGGAGAATTGCTTATTGCTTTTTTCTAAATGGAAATAATGAGGAAACTTGACTCTTCATTACGACGAATTGCTTCTTTTAGCGCAATCACGTCTTTCTCATTAATCCTCAACCTCAATTCCAGCTTCCTTGAATGGTTCTAATACTTCTAGATCGCACATGGAAATATAGTCCACTGCTTTTAGATTCTTTAAGTTCTGAAACCCTTCAACAGATAGTACGTCAAATAAACTGTCTTCACCGTCCCAATCTGGCTTTAGAATATGATAAATTTCATTACCTCCATCAAAGCAAAGGGATTCAACCTTTTCCAAATCACTCTTTTCCAGAGTTAACTCTTCTAAATAATCTTTGATTTCAACAATGGGTCCAGCTCCAGAATACCATTCGAAATTATTCGTATACTTATCTTTTAAATCGGTTAATTCTTTTAGAAATAATGGCTCTTGATCTAATAAAGCTTCAATAACCACTAATTTAAAATTAAAATCTTTAAACATTCCACTTTTCCCCATTTTGCTACCTCCGATTTTATCTCTGTATTAGGCTTGTAATCGCCCCTGCACTATTCGTATTATAACAATCATCTATAAATAAAACCTACTTATATTGTTGACTTTGACAGCCCCAAAAATAAGAGCCCCTGTAAATGAAGGTCCGCTCTTATTTACTTAGTTTAATTACTACTGCAAGCTGCTAATGCTAGCAATAATACAGCAGAAGTTGCTAAAACCTTTTTCATACATGCACCTTCAACTCTCTAATAACCATTCTCCACCTATTATTTATTGTTAATAAAAGGTAGAAACTTTGTATATTTTATCATGTTTTTTGTATTCATGAACATCACTACTACCTAACCTAATAATCTTATTTTTGTACGGACTGAAGTTCTTCTTTATAGGTAACAAAAAAGCATAAACCCGTTGGTCTCCAACAAAATTTATGCTTCTTCTTTAATAAATCTTTTACGAATTCTCTTTTAATCCCGCCACAAATAATTCCAGATGTATGATTCCTAAAAAACTATAAGATTATAAACAGCCTTACACAATATCTCGATTCAATTTTTCATCTTTAACCACTTTAATTCTTTCCACTTTTCCTACAAGGAAGATATACGAAAGTGCTCCTAAAAGGGCCAATGCCGCTATGAATACTAGCGCTGGAGCAAAGTTGCCTCCTTTAGCTAAGAAACCAATAACAATCGGAACAATAATAGAAGCTAGACCGCCGATAAAGTTAAAAACTCCGCCTGTTAAACCGACTAAGTGTTTAGGCGCTAGCGTTGAGACAAAGACCCATGTAATAGAAGCCAGACCATTTCCAAAAAACGCAATAGCCATAAACATGATAATGAGAGATGTGCTATTTACATAATTGGCTCCGATAATTGAAGTTGATAAAAGCAGCCCTACGATAATAGGTGTTTTTCTTGCAATACCTAGTGATACTCCTTTTTTCACTAAGGCGTCAGATACAAAGCCAGATAATAATACTCCTACAAACGCTGCTAAAAACGGCGCAGATGCTAAGAATCCTGATTTTAAGAAATCTAACCCTCTGTATTCCACAAGGTACGTTGGAAACCAGGTAAGGAAGAACCATAAAGTAGAGTTGACGGCAAACTGTCCTAAGTAGATGCCCCATAGCTTTCTGTGAGAAAAGGCTTCTTTAAGATTTCCCCATTCGAACTTTGCTCTTTCTCCTTTCGTATCAGCAGCTTTAACTAAGCCTCCACCTTCTTCGATATGCTGTAATTCTGCTTTATTTACTTTACTATGCTGAGAAGGATCACGATAAAAGATATACCATATAATGCCCCACGCTATACCAATAACCCCTGTAGTAATAAACAGACCTCTCCACCCTAAAAAGTGCTGAATGGTAACTAGTGTAGGTGTTAAAAATGCTAGCCCTGCAAACTGTCCTGAAGTATAAAAAGCAATTGCTGATGCTCTTTCCTGATTTGGAAACCAGCTGGTAACTACTTTATTATTGGTCGGAAAAGCCGGTGCTTCGAATGCTCCTGTAGCTAAACGCAGACCAAAAAGACTCACAAATCCCTTAGTAAATCCTTGCAGCAGCGTAACAATAGACCAGGTAATTAAACTAAAGGCATACGTAGCACGAGCGCCAAAGCGGTCAGCCATTACCCCTCCTGGTATTTGTAAAGCAGCATAAGCCCATCCAAAGGCTGAAAATATGAGACCCAGTTCTACTGATGATAGCTTTAGATCTTTGGACATGGCTGTGGCAGCTACAGAAATATTACTTCGATCCATATAGTTGATGACAACGCTTATGAAAATAAATGCTAAAACACGAAATCTAACGCGAGTCGGCTTTTCGCTATACCCCTTCATTCCCTTATCCCCCTGTATATGACTAGTTTAAGAAAAGATCTGACTGACGGTCATTTATCAATCAGATCTTTTGTACTAAAATGGTTTCCCCTTTACCATTCCGCTACAGAACCATCTTTATGACGCCATACTGGATTACGCCAATTATGACCAATATCAGCCATTTTTCTAACATGGTCTTCATTAATCTCAATACCTAAGCCAGGTCCATCTGGAATCTTTACAAATCCTTCTTCATATTTAAATACGTGGTTATCAACAATATAATCTAGTAAATCACTGCCTTGGTTATAGTGAATGCCTAAGCTTTGCTCTTGAATAAATGCGTTGTGGCACGTTGCATCTACTTGAAGACAAGCTGCTAATGCAATAGGTCCTAACGGGCAATGAGGTGCAGCCGCTACATCAAAGGCTTCAGCCATTGAAATAATTTTCTTACATTCTGTAATTCCTCCCGCATGTGATAAATCCGGCTGAATAATATCAACGTATCCGTCCGTTAAGAGCTTTTTAAACTCCCATTTTGAAAACATTCTTTCTCCTGTCGCAATAGGAATGGATACATGGTTGGCAATTTCTCTTAATGCCTCATTGTTTTCCGGCAAAACCGGCTCCTCGATAAACATTGGACGATAGACCTCTAGTTCTTTAGCTAAAATTTTTGCCATTGGCTTATGTACTCGTCCGTGAAAATCAATACCTATTCCTACATAAGGTCCCACTGCTTCTCTGACAGCAGCGATACGTTCCACTACTTGATCAATTTTTTCATATGAATCTACGTATTGAAGCTCTTCTGTCCCATTCATTTTTACTGCTGTAAACCCTTTTGAAACAACTTCTCTTGCTGCTTCGCCTACATCTGAAGGGCGGTCTCCTCCAATCCACGAATATACTTTAATAGATTCTCTTGCTTTTCCGCCTAACAGTTGATGTACAGGAGCATCGTAATATTTTCCTTTTATGTCCCACAATGCTTGATCAATTCCTGATATCGCGCTCATTAAAATAGGTCCGCCTCGATAGAAGCCGCCTCGGTACATAACGTTCCAATGATCTTCAATATTTAGTGGATCTTTGCCAATAAGATACTCCATCAGCTCATCTACTGCAGCTTTAACGGTAGAGGCTCTTCCTTCGATAACAGGTTCTCCCCACCCAACAATTCCTTCGTCTGTTTCTATTTTTAAAAATAACCAGCGTGGCGGCACTTGAAACAATTCATAATTAGTAATTTTCATGTACTTTTTCCCCTTTCGTTATACCATTCACTGCGGCTACGTATGCTTTAGCCTTTTGTGTTAGCTCCTGCAGGTATGCATGAGTAATTTCACGATTTGTATCTACTAAAGAACTTCCAATCCCAAACCCTACAGCACCTGCTTCTTCAAATTCTTGAATATTATCTAAGCTCACTCCTCCTGTTGGAAGAAGTGGAATATGAGGAAGCGGCCCTCGAATATCTTTAATATAGCTAGCCCCCAGCCTAGCAGGAAAGACTTTGATAATATCTCCGCCATTTTCATATGCCGTTAGAATTTCAGTAGGTGAAAAAGCCCCTGGAATACTCACCGCACCGTATCTTTTTGTTAGTTTAATCGTTTCAATATTAACCGTTGGAGAAAGGATAAACTTTGCACCTGCTAAAATAGCTGAACGTGCTGTTTCAGGGTCAAGCACTGTACCTGCTCCTACTAGCACTTGATCACCCAGCTCTGTAGAAACCTCTTTAATGGCTGAAAGTGCGTCCGGAGAATTTAGAGTAATTTCTATATTTTTTACACCGCCGTCATTAAGCGCAGAGGCAATCTTCACTACGCCCTGCGGTTTGGCTCCTCTAATAATCGCAACGATTTTATGCTCTAATAAATGTGATAAACTATCCGTCATGGGTAAGCCCCTTTCTTTTATCGTATAACGTCTTCTTTTGTAATCGCATTCATAAATTCGTAAAGCTCTTTCTTATCAGGCAAGCCTTCAATATCACCCTCTACGGTTACAACCATAGCTCCTATAGCACACCCTCTTCTAACCGTTTCTTTTAAAGAAGATTTATCTATTAATCCCGATAGTATCCCAGCGGCAAAACCGTCACCAGCTCCTACTGGATCTATCACTCTAGCAACTTTAAAACCTCCCACGTAAGCGGATTCATTTTCAGTCGAATAATAAGCTCCTTCCTCACCTAGCTTAATAACAACTAGTTCTGCACCTAATTGATGAAACGCTGCTGCAACATCTTCAGGGTTATCCTTCTCAAATAAAAACTGACCTTCGTTCATTCCTGGTAAGATAATATCCGCATATGTAGCCATTTCAATGAGTGTTTGACGCGCAGTTGATTCATCCCAAAGCGTCTTGCGTAAATTTGGATCAAACACTATTTTTACACCATTTTTTTTAGCTGCTTTCATTGCTTGAAAAACAGCTTCATGGCAGGAGTCGCTCAGCGCAGGTGTTATTCCTGTCACGTATAAATATTTGGCAGAAGAGATATACTCTTCATTCATATCATGCGGATTCATAAAGCTTGCTGCTGACCCTTGTCTGTAATAAAACACTTTACTGTTCATTTCATTTGTCTTTTGCTTTAAAAAAAGACCTGTAGGAGCATGATCATCAAATATTACATGTCTTACATCTATTCCTTCTCCTTTAATACTTGAAAGAACCCGCTCTCCTAGCTCGTCTTTTCCTAATCGGCTAACCCATCCCGTTTGATAACCTAGTTTTGACAGGGCGATTAACGTGTTGCTTTCTGCCCCAGCAATTTTCGAAGAAAAATCTTTAGCATATCGCATCTTTCCATTCGAGTGTGGGGTAAACAGAATCATTGTTTCCCCCATGCTTATCACATCCATTTTACCCCTCTTTTCATTTATCTCTTCGCCTCTTCATATCCAGCAATAAAAGATATATTAGTCGCTGTTTGAAGCAGCCTTTCTACAATAAAGTCTTTATGCTTCAGCATTCTTTCCTTAGGACCAGCTACACTAATAGCAGCTTGAATGCTTCCCTTTGCTCCAAATACAGGTGCAGCAAGGCAAAATAACCCTTCTTCATTTTCTTCATCATCAATTGCATAGCCCATTTGAACAAAAGAATCTAGATTGTCATTAAGAACTTTTTTATCTGTAATTGTATAGTCCGTAATAGGCAGCAGCTCCGTATGTTCAAGCAGCTGCTCTCGCTGATCTTTAGGAAGAAAAGCTAAAAAAATTTTTCCTAATCCGGTACAATAAAGCGGCTTTCGGTTACCAGGCTGAGCGGTTGTTCTAATAGAGCGATTATTATCAATCTTAACAACATAGACCAATTCTCCATCTGACAGCAAGGCCATAAACACAGTTTCTTGAACATCCTCCATCAGCTTCTTTAAATACGGTTTTCCCTCTGAAGAAATATCCAATGATTCCATAGCCGCTGTTCCAATTTGAATTAGCTTTGGCCCTAGCTTGTACTTCTTTAATGAGTCCTGATTCAAATACCCTTCATTATGAAGTGTTCCCACAAGATTAAACGTACTGCTTTGCGGAAACGAAAGTAAATCGCTAACTTCTTTTACTGTTAACCC
The genomic region above belongs to Priestia megaterium and contains:
- a CDS encoding MFS transporter, giving the protein MKGYSEKPTRVRFRVLAFIFISVVINYMDRSNISVAATAMSKDLKLSSVELGLIFSAFGWAYAALQIPGGVMADRFGARATYAFSLITWSIVTLLQGFTKGFVSLFGLRLATGAFEAPAFPTNNKVVTSWFPNQERASAIAFYTSGQFAGLAFLTPTLVTIQHFLGWRGLFITTGVIGIAWGIIWYIFYRDPSQHSKVNKAELQHIEEGGGLVKAADTKGERAKFEWGNLKEAFSHRKLWGIYLGQFAVNSTLWFFLTWFPTYLVEYRGLDFLKSGFLASAPFLAAFVGVLLSGFVSDALVKKGVSLGIARKTPIIVGLLLSTSIIGANYVNSTSLIIMFMAIAFFGNGLASITWVFVSTLAPKHLVGLTGGVFNFIGGLASIIVPIVIGFLAKGGNFAPALVFIAALALLGALSYIFLVGKVERIKVVKDEKLNRDIV
- the dgoD gene encoding galactonate dehydratase translates to MKITNYELFQVPPRWLFLKIETDEGIVGWGEPVIEGRASTVKAAVDELMEYLIGKDPLNIEDHWNVMYRGGFYRGGPILMSAISGIDQALWDIKGKYYDAPVHQLLGGKARESIKVYSWIGGDRPSDVGEAAREVVSKGFTAVKMNGTEELQYVDSYEKIDQVVERIAAVREAVGPYVGIGIDFHGRVHKPMAKILAKELEVYRPMFIEEPVLPENNEALREIANHVSIPIATGERMFSKWEFKKLLTDGYVDIIQPDLSHAGGITECKKIISMAEAFDVAAAPHCPLGPIALAACLQVDATCHNAFIQEQSLGIHYNQGSDLLDYIVDNHVFKYEEGFVKIPDGPGLGIEINEDHVRKMADIGHNWRNPVWRHKDGSVAEW
- a CDS encoding bifunctional 4-hydroxy-2-oxoglutarate aldolase/2-dehydro-3-deoxy-phosphogluconate aldolase, coding for MTDSLSHLLEHKIVAIIRGAKPQGVVKIASALNDGGVKNIEITLNSPDALSAIKEVSTELGDQVLVGAGTVLDPETARSAILAGAKFILSPTVNIETIKLTKRYGAVSIPGAFSPTEILTAYENGGDIIKVFPARLGASYIKDIRGPLPHIPLLPTGGVSLDNIQEFEEAGAVGFGIGSSLVDTNREITHAYLQELTQKAKAYVAAVNGITKGEKVHENY
- a CDS encoding sugar kinase, producing the protein MDVISMGETMILFTPHSNGKMRYAKDFSSKIAGAESNTLIALSKLGYQTGWVSRLGKDELGERVLSSIKGEGIDVRHVIFDDHAPTGLFLKQKTNEMNSKVFYYRQGSAASFMNPHDMNEEYISSAKYLYVTGITPALSDSCHEAVFQAMKAAKKNGVKIVFDPNLRKTLWDESTARQTLIEMATYADIILPGMNEGQFLFEKDNPEDVAAAFHQLGAELVVIKLGEEGAYYSTENESAYVGGFKVARVIDPVGAGDGFAAGILSGLIDKSSLKETVRRGCAIGAMVVTVEGDIEGLPDKKELYEFMNAITKEDVIR
- a CDS encoding IclR family transcriptional regulator; amino-acid sequence: MSVKSAERVLRVFELIAQHPEGLTVKEVSDLLSFPQSSTFNLVGTLHNEGYLNQDSLKKYKLGPKLIQIGTAAMESLDISSEGKPYLKKLMEDVQETVFMALLSDGELVYVVKIDNNRSIRTTAQPGNRKPLYCTGLGKIFLAFLPKDQREQLLEHTELLPITDYTITDKKVLNDNLDSFVQMGYAIDDEENEEGLFCLAAPVFGAKGSIQAAISVAGPKERMLKHKDFIVERLLQTATNISFIAGYEEAKR